aaactatgtaattaactaaatgatgacatcagcgagagtcaatttagTAAAATCGagagatatgattggttaataatttattagttcaactgttatttagtatattttaaaataaaattaaaatagtacaattactattaaaatcttaatatattatatttaatttaatttatttttaattagttaattatatatatatatatgatagaacatattatatattggatatatattagttattattttattggataagtattagctattattctatcggatatatattagttattattatatttgtttattatattaaaattatcaggtaaaaataataaattggatatatattagttattattttattagataaatattaactattattctatcagatatatattagctattattatatttgtttattatattaaaattatcaggtaaaaagtgtaaatttgtgatggaaaacaaaaaagcgtaaattaaagtcaaaattgaaaacaaaagtcaacattaagaaatcgagaaaTGTGATTGgttgataaattattagagcaactgtgctttagtataataaaagatgtcTCATgctaaatataatattataaaattaatcatttttaaaccGTCAATCTTTTTAGTTATAAATTCAATAAGAAAACATATTAGTTAAACGAATTCAAAAAATATGACATACAGTATATTAATATTAGGGCAATATGGGAATagatttatttatgttttgaagtaattaatgatatatacaCATGTCAATATTTTATTGGTTAGGTTAATTAGTAGTTCTATTTATTAGCCTCCTAATCAAAACTCATGGAAATCTCCatagaaatgttttaaataccggtaaataccggccggtattatcGGTTTCGGTGGATACTCCGATATTTTAAGCCTAATATTTTTCTGGTATTCTTACTATTCAATGCCAACCGGTATATCCGGTATTCCTGATATTTTCCGGTATCACCGTtacaatattttcatttatttttgaatttttttaaaaattatttttgtaatacttaaatgttaatttttttttgttattttttgacctttttaatttatattttattatgaaaacctatttggtttatatttttgaatggattataattttattttggcTAGTTTCGTTATactgtaacaagttttgtaggattttataaaaataaaataaaataaattaaaatagtcgtaccggccgatATTTCAGGTAATACCTgaaaatatagtatagatttgcTTATATATATCGGTAATATCAATCATCAATAGATGGATTGGTATATGGTGAAGCATGATACtgagaggtcttgggttcaaattCTGAATGAGCCTAAATTTGCCGCTCAAAATAATATACTCTCCTGTCAAAGCTACTGTTTTCGTTTAGTTTACAtgtaatatcttttattttcctTACATATTCCTTtgcaaattaaattatttttgaaagagATTAAAAGGTCCAAGTAACGTTCATTAAGTTAATCGGTCGAAACAAAAATCTTGCATGCAGTTAATTAATCATGATTAATTCATTCAATTGAATTATGATATCTACCTGCTATAATTTCTTTACAAATTAACGATCGGTCATTTGTGCATCAAATCATGATTATTCTATGCTATGGCCGGAAAGATTTAATAAGCGTACGTTTTTAATCAGCCTttttgtgtaaattaatttaaatcaaatttaaatagCACTTCAATTACTTAGAAACAGGAAAAGTTTGCCATCCAATAAACATCAAACAACAAATAGATCAAACATTGTTATTAAACACTGCACCCTTTAGGTAAACACATTAcatattaatttagttttgaaCGACAACACAAACGGTACGTTGCACTcctattataatattaaatcatatatagatatagataaagcTAGATGCTTAATAATTGAGTAAATCACAAATGAAGTTCAAGCTTTGCGGGTCATTGAAACAGTGACATTGATGAGGCTAGTCTCCTCTTTTGACATGCGATCCTTGATAATATTCGTGTATCTTTCGAAGACTTCCTCGACGATTATTGCCTCACCAAAGTGACTCGAGATCATAGGTTCGGCCACAGACCTCATACATTTGCCCATATTATATCCATGTGTATTATCCTCTTCGCTTAAAATAAGATTGTGATCTGTGCTCGCATCCCAATTCACATCAGAAACCTCGAGGTGATCAATCGTGAACGACCCTTCTTTCTCCACTTCATTACGGACTTCCTTAGCGCATGGAGCGTATTGTGGAATGTTAAATGAATCCagtttttcttcttctatgAGTCCCTATATATATTGACAAAAATATGCTTCTAATTACTTATGATTAATTACTATATAGTATATAGTACTGTTAAGTTCATTTAATTTCCCTTGCTAGTGATCCCTTAACTAATGAAACATAGATCAAGATTGATAAGAATATGAATTAAAAATTAGTAATGCTCAAGAATAAgtacgtatatatgtatgttctaTTTAATTAATTGTACGTACCTCAAGCACCATATGATTTAGGGCTGTGGCTAAAAGGTCCCAAACATAACAACATTCTTTGCTACTAGGATCGTCACTTCGTCTACCTAGTATCGTCAAAACCATACGCCCGTCGGTCACCACTTCCTCGGCACGACACTTGAGAAACGTTGAAAAGTCTGTTTGAAATTGGTCGCGGTATGCTCTTATTACGCTTGGAGGGCTTGTTGCTgacatatatatgtttccttTATTTGTCTCTGTCATTTCAGGAACCTATTTAACAAAGATTTCGTTCATCATAACCAAGTTTCTTATATAATTTGTTACACATAATCAAGTATATATACGCAATAtcttattgaatatatatacatatatatagaaattaaataaCCTTGGAGAGCCACATGAGACTATAGGAAGAATGAACAAAATGAAGGCTTTTCTTCGGAAAAAGCCTTGTATAGAATGAACCCGGTACACCAGAAAAGTAACACGGAGGCGAAGATGAGTTGCGGATTGTTTGCTTGGCTAGGCCCTTTTGAAATTGTGACACCGAGAGAAAGATGTTGTTGAAATCATTTTGCGGAAGGTCATTCAAGTATATTAGGATTTCGGCCGATTCATCTTGACCAAATTGAAGCCTGATTTTGTCGATGGACTTGACGAGTTCTGATGCCACAAGGAAAGTGTTTGATCCAGATGAACATCCAAGATCCGCC
The Erigeron canadensis isolate Cc75 chromosome 2, C_canadensis_v1, whole genome shotgun sequence DNA segment above includes these coding regions:
- the LOC122589120 gene encoding S-adenosyl-L-methionine:benzoic acid/salicylic acid carboxyl methyltransferase 2-like codes for the protein MDVTQVLCMNGGNGDNSYSNNSLLPRKVISMTKPVIEDALTNLYRALNFPKTLLMADLGCSSGSNTFLVASELVKSIDKIRLQFGQDESAEILIYLNDLPQNDFNNIFLSVSQFQKGLAKQTIRNSSSPPCYFSGVPGSFYTRLFPKKSLHFVHSSYSLMWLSKVPEMTETNKGNIYMSATSPPSVIRAYRDQFQTDFSTFLKCRAEEVVTDGRMVLTILGRRSDDPSSKECCYVWDLLATALNHMVLEGLIEEEKLDSFNIPQYAPCAKEVRNEVEKEGSFTIDHLEVSDVNWDASTDHNLILSEEDNTHGYNMGKCMRSVAEPMISSHFGEAIIVEEVFERYTNIIKDRMSKEETSLINVTVSMTRKA